One window of the Bos indicus isolate NIAB-ARS_2022 breed Sahiwal x Tharparkar chromosome 15, NIAB-ARS_B.indTharparkar_mat_pri_1.0, whole genome shotgun sequence genome contains the following:
- the STARD10 gene encoding START domain-containing protein 10 isoform X2, producing MGDRLVKTLMRGLSDCLQHNTSGIACRMECRDVPAETLYDVLHDIEYRKKWDSNVIETFDIARLTVNADVGYYSWRCPKPLKNRDVITLRSWLPMGTDYIIMNYSVKHPKYPPRKDLVRAVSIQTGYLIQSTGPKSCVITYLAQVDPKGSLPKWVVNKSSQFLAPKAMKKMYKACVKYPEWKQKHQPHFKPWLHPEQSSLPSLALSELSVQHADSLENIDESAVAESREDRTGSAGGEGSDDDTSLT from the exons TGTCGGATGGAGTGCCGCGATGTGCCAGCAGAGACACTCTACGATGTCCTACATGACATTGAATACCGCAAGAAGTGGGACAGCAACGTCATTGAAACTTTCGACATTGCTCGCTTGACAGTCAACGCTGATGTGGGCTATTATTCTT GGAGGTGTCCAAAGCCCCTGAAGAATCGTGATGTCATCACCCTCCGTTCCTGGCTGCCCATGGGCACTGATTACATCATTATGAACTACTCAGTCAAACATCCT AAATACCCACCTCGGAAAGACTTGGTCCGAGCTGTGTCCATCCAGACGGGCTACCTCATCCAGAGCACGGGGCCCAAGAGCTGCGTCATCACCTACCTGGCCCAGGTGGACCCCAAAG GCTCCTTACCCAAATGGGTGGTGAATAAATCTTCTCAGTTCCTGGCTCCCAAG GCCATGAAGAAGATGTACAAGGCGTGCGTCAAATACCCTGAGTGGAAGCAGAAGCATCAACCACACTTCAAACCGTGGCTACACCCGGAGCAGAGCTCGTTGCCCAGCCTGGCGCTGTCGGAGCTGTCGGTGCAACATGCGGACTCGCTGGAGAACATCGACGAGAGCGCGGTGGCAGAGAGCCGGGAGGATCGCACAGGCAGCGCCGGCGGCGAGGGCAGCGATGACGACACTTCGCTCACCTGA